The nucleotide sequence GATAAGTCAAAATGATCGGTTCATCACGTATACCGTCAATTCGCTCCAACGCCATTCGAACAGCTGCTTGCCCAATTGATTTTGCATTGATTTGAACACTGGTCAAGCTAGGGGAGAGGTTTGCAATTGTCTCGATATTATCGAAGCTTGCTACAACAATCTCTTCTCCAATTTGGATGTTTTTTTGCTTCAATGCCCGATAGACACCGATTGCCAGTGGATCGCTCCCGACAAGAATGGCAGTAGGAAGAGGGGATTCATTTTCTAATAGATCAGTCGCAAGTACCTCACCTTGTTTTTCTGTCCAGCCACCTAGACGATAAGACATATATTTTTCTAAGTGATGATCGATCATAAAATGCTGATAGGCACGCATCCTCTTTTCGTTTATAGAAATCTGCTTCCCACCGAATTCATCCATATCGACTTTATATCCCCCGATATAGGCTATTCTTTTATGACCATTTTCTAAGAACAATTCCAGTACGGTTTTAGTCATCCGTTCAAGATCTGCATACACCATATCGACCTCTTGCTGGATGTCAGGGTTATCCACGACGACTATTTGCATGTTTTGTTTTAACAAAGCGGTAATCGATTCTTTCGTAACAGTCCCAACAACGATCACCGCACCTAACTGATCTAGATCTTCCCATTGTTTAGGATTATCAGATAGATTATAGATTCGATTCATCCCTAAATGCAGACGTCGAGCTTCTTCTTCCATCCCTACTCGCAAATGTTTGTAATAGACATCCTGTTCTTCGCTCGCTTTGCCGATCGTAGAGATCACACCAATCGAAGGCATTCTCTTTTTGATATATTTACGAGTACTGATGTCATAATTCAACGCAGCAGCTGCCTCTACTATCCGTTGCCGAGTAGCCTGAGCCACATGGATCGTCTGATCGTTATTCAACACGCGGGAAACTGTAGCAGGAGAGACATTTGCCTTTCGTGCGACATCTCTAATTCCAACCATTTTTACACACTCCTCAAAAAAATAAAAAATTTCTATTGACAAAATTGTTTAGTAAACAGTATACAGGAATTATAAAAAAAGTAAACGGTTTCCGTTTTGATGGGAGTGAAATGATGGATATTACGCATAGAAAAACAGATAAAAATTTCATCTTATTTGATGAAAATAGCCGAGTCTTCCATTTACGAAATACATTTCTTTCTTATCTGATAAAGATAGAAGAAAGCAATGTATTGGCGCATATTTATTTTGGCAAACCAGTCAAGCAGTACAAAGACAATAAAAATTATCCCCGAAGAGATCGTGGATTTTCAGGAAATGTTCCCTTAAATCCTGACCGGTCTCTGTCGAAAGATACACTACCGCAAGAATACTCTTCTCATGGCAGCATGGACTTTCGAACGCCCGCATCGATCATTCAGCGCAAGAATGGGTCAGACTTACTGGATCTGAGATATGACAGCCATTATATTACAGATGGGAAGCCATAGATCGAAGGCTTGCCTCAAACTTATGTGATGGACAAGTCAGAGGCACAAACGTTGATGATTTCACTTAAGGATAGAGAAACAGCGATTTATTTCGATTTGTTCTATACCATATTTACTGATAGAGCAGTGATCACACGATCTGTAAAGATAAGAAATGAAACCGGAGAAACAATCAAACTAGAAAAAGCAGCTAGTTTCCAGCTAGACTTTGCCCATACTAGGCGATTTGATGAAGTCATTGCTTTGCCAGGAGCACATGTCAATGAAAGACAGATTTCACGGCAATCTGTTTTATCTGGAACAAAAGTATTTGAAAGCCGTCGAGGAACGAGCAGTCACCATATGAATAACTTTATTGCTTTAGTTCATCATCATACGACAGAAAATACTGGAGAAGCGATCGGACTTCAATTTGTTTATTCCGGCAACCATTCTTTCGAACTTGAAAAAGATCAAATCAATCAATTGAGAGTCGTCGGTGGGATCAACAGCCATCGTTTTTCGTGGGAATTGAATGCAGGCCAGTCTTTTCAAACACCTGAAATGATCCTTTCTTACTCAAGTCAGGGATTGAACAAAATGAGTCAGATCCACCATGAGTTGCTACGTGAAAGAATCGCAAGAGGTCGTCATCAATTTGCTGAACGGCCGATTCTGGTCAATAACTGGGAAGACACTTACTTTGACTTCAATAGTGAAAAAATCAAGGCGATCATTGATGAAGCAAAGGAGCTAGGCATCGAAATGTTCGTATTAGATGATGGCTGGTTTGGAAAAAGAGATGCGGACAATTCTTCATTAGGAGACTGGTTCGAGTATGAAGGCAAGTTGACAAATGGATTACGTGAAATAGCAGATTATGCTCATAGCAAAGGGGTGAAATTTGGTTTATGGTTTGAACCTGAAATGATCTCGGTTGATTCTGAACTGTATCGAACACATTCTGATTTTCTTATGCAGGAGCCAGGTAGAATGCCTTCTGCTTCCAGATCACAACATGTACTGGATTTTACAAGGTTAGATGTTCGGCAGACGATTGAGAAACAAATGAGAAAGATTTTAGATACGATTCCTCTTGACTACATCAAATGGGATATGAACCGTTCGCTTTCAGATGTCTATTCGATTACCCTTGACCCACAGAGACAAGGAGAAGTAGCGCATCGTTATATGCTCGGGCTTTATGAACTACTTGAACATTTGACAACTGATTATCCGGAAATCTTATGGGAAGGCTGTTCTGGTGGAGGTGGACGGTTTGATGCCGGGTTTATTTATTATATGCCGCAGTCATGGACAAGTGATAACACGGATGCAGTGGAGCGTATGAAAATCCAATATGGAACAAGTCTTGCTTATCCGATTTCGTCCATCACAGCTCATGTATCAGCTGTGCCAAATCATCAGACCGACAGATCTACTTCGTTGAAAACAAGAGGAGAAACAGCTATGAGCGCTGTTTTTGGTTATGAACTGGATTTGACAAAGTTGTCTCCTGAAGAAAAAAAGCAAGTCAAAGACCAAATTATATCCTATCAAACGATTCGTCCGGTGATCCAGTATGGCCATTATTATCGTTTGGCGAGTCCTTTTGAAGAAAATATTGCCGCATGGATGTTTGTGTCTCCTAAACAAGATGAAGCTATTGTGTTTTTAGGGAGGATACTAGCTTCAGCTCAACCAGCGTTCCATGAAGTATATCTGATGGGGTTAGATGATGAGGCACTTTATCAGGAACAGACCTCGAAGCGGATATTTTCGGGGGCCGAATTGATGACAGTTGGACTTTACTTCCCCGATTTTCAAGGTGATTTCCAAACAGAACTGCTTCATTTCAAAAAGTTATGAGAGAGAAGGAAAAAAGTATGAAAGCAAATATAAAATGGTTAGATGATCCACAAGTTTTTAGAGTGAACCAATCAAATGCACATAGCGATCATGTTTGCTATGCAACAAGGGAAGAAGTAGAAACCACATCCTCCCTTAAACAGTCTTTAAATGGAACATGGCGTTTTTGTTATTCGCCAAATCCTTCGGTACGTCCAAAAACATTTTATAAAAAAGATTTTGATGCCTGTTCTTTTGATGAAATCACTGTTCCTAGTCATATTGAATTAGCAAATTATGACAAGATCCATTACATCAATACGATGTATCCGTGGGAGGGACATGTATTTCGCCGTCCCCCTTTCACGACAAGCCCTGAGAAAGAGGCGGAAGGGATCTTTTCAGCTGCTAAAGACAATCCGGTTGGTTCGTATTTGACGACTTTTCGATTAGAAGAAGGTCTAAAGGGAAAACAAATCTCGATTCATTTTGCTGGTGTAGAACAAGCAATGTTTATTTGGTTGAATGGTCATTTTATCGGGTATGCCGAAGATTCGTTCACTCCGTCTGAATTTGATTTAACACCTTATTTGGAAGAAGAAAATATTCTAGCTGTGGAGGTTTACAAAAGAAGTACAGCTGCATTCTTGGAAGATCAGGACTTTTTCCGATTTTTTGGGATCTTCAGAGATGTCTTCTTAGTTGCTCGAGGACAAAACCATTTAGAAGATCTTTGGATCAAACCTCGCTTAGATGACAAATGTCAAAATGGCAAACTTGAAGTAGATTTGTCTTTTGAGCAAGTAGCCAAAAACAGTCAGCTGAATGTAGCGATACTAGATCCTGATGGGAAGGAAATCTATCAACAGCAATATCCGTTAAAAGAGCAAATGACGATTCGCATCGATGGATTTGAAAATGTGGCACTGTGGGGGCATTTTCAGCCCAATTTATATAAGCTTGAATTGGAGACGATAGACGAAGAAAAAAGAGTAACAGAATATATTGACTATTCCTTCGGTTTTCGTAAAATCGAAATCAAAGATAAAATCATATACTTCAATGGAAAACGGATGATTATCAACGGGGTAAATCGACATGAGTGGCATCCGAAAAAAGGACGCGCCATCACTATAGAAGATATGGAAAAAGATTTGGCTATCATAAAAAATGCAAAGATCAACGGCGTACGGACATCTCATTACCCCAACCAGATCACTTGGTATTATTTATGCGACCAAGCAGGAATCCATGTGATGGCGGAAACGAACCTCGAATCCCATGGCTCATGGCAAAAAATGGGCGCATTTGAGCCTTCTTACAACGTACCAGGTGCAGTACCTCAGTGGCAGGCGGCTGTTCTTGATCGAGCAAAAACGAATTTCGAAACATTAAAAAACCATCCAAGTATTCTTTTTTGGTCTCTTGGAAATGAATCCTATGCGGAAGTAAACATTCGACAAATGAACGATTACTTCAAAAAAGTAGACCCCGATCGACTTG is from Enterococcus faecium and encodes:
- a CDS encoding LacI family DNA-binding transcriptional regulator codes for the protein MVGIRDVARKANVSPATVSRVLNNDQTIHVAQATRQRIVEAAAALNYDISTRKYIKKRMPSIGVISTIGKASEEQDVYYKHLRVGMEEEARRLHLGMNRIYNLSDNPKQWEDLDQLGAVIVVGTVTKESITALLKQNMQIVVVDNPDIQQEVDMVYADLERMTKTVLELFLENGHKRIAYIGGYKVDMDEFGGKQISINEKRMRAYQHFMIDHHLEKYMSYRLGGWTEKQGEVLATDLLENESPLPTAILVGSDPLAIGVYRALKQKNIQIGEEIVVASFDNIETIANLSPSLTSVQINAKSIGQAAVRMALERIDGIRDEPIILTYPARLIVRDSFIPRTKRY
- a CDS encoding glycoside hydrolase family 2 TIM barrel-domain containing protein; this encodes MKANIKWLDDPQVFRVNQSNAHSDHVCYATREEVETTSSLKQSLNGTWRFCYSPNPSVRPKTFYKKDFDACSFDEITVPSHIELANYDKIHYINTMYPWEGHVFRRPPFTTSPEKEAEGIFSAAKDNPVGSYLTTFRLEEGLKGKQISIHFAGVEQAMFIWLNGHFIGYAEDSFTPSEFDLTPYLEEENILAVEVYKRSTAAFLEDQDFFRFFGIFRDVFLVARGQNHLEDLWIKPRLDDKCQNGKLEVDLSFEQVAKNSQLNVAILDPDGKEIYQQQYPLKEQMTIRIDGFENVALWGHFQPNLYKLELETIDEEKRVTEYIDYSFGFRKIEIKDKIIYFNGKRMIINGVNRHEWHPKKGRAITIEDMEKDLAIIKNAKINGVRTSHYPNQITWYYLCDQAGIHVMAETNLESHGSWQKMGAFEPSYNVPGAVPQWQAAVLDRAKTNFETLKNHPSILFWSLGNESYAEVNIRQMNDYFKKVDPDRLVHYEGNFPNPAFEDSISDVKSCMYAPPEEIIDYLENKAEKPFILCEYMHDMGNSLGGMDSYMTLLDRYEMYQGGYIWDFKDQAIQVTDPITGREVMRYGGDFDDKPSDYEFSGNGIVFADGQEKPAMQEVRYYYEKYSK